From Candidatus Omnitrophota bacterium:
TTTCCCGGGGGAATCGGAATCCGATTTTATGGAGACATATGATTTCATAAAGCGGCATATATCCTGTATAAACGCGGTCAGTTCCCTGAATACGTGCCTGGTGAATTACGGGTCAGACCTTCAGCGCCGGCCGCAGAAGTACAATATCGCCGCCCCGGAGCAGGGAGGCATCGACTCTATGAGGTGGCAGGGCCTTGACGGCAATACCTTTGAGTTGCGCGAAGAACGCCTCGGGAAGATATCAAAACTTTTTTCCGATTTCGGCGTCGATTGCGGGTATTCCAATACTTCGGCCCCGCCGCTTTCCGCATGTGATGACCCGCGACCCATTCGCCGCGCGAGATCAAGGCGAAGGTCAAAGTTCGAGCCATACCCGGATCGCCCCGCTTGTGATCGTGCGCTTTCTCCAAGAGATCTGGCCGCTGCGAGAGAAAAGGCGTACCTGCTCTGGGAAGACCATTGCAGGAGGAGGGGGGATTACAGGTACGGCGGTCCATTGCATAAGCTCATCACGAGCTTAAGGGGGTTTGGAGCGGCATTTACATTGATAAAAGTCCACCGTTATATGAAATGCCGGAGCAGGGCGTATTCCTCCCTCAGCTCCCGGATCGCAAAATTAAAAAATATAAAAGAGAAGGCAAGGCGGTATCTCCACAGCCGCCTGACATTGATGGGCGTGCTGAACGGTTCTGCCGCTTACCTGGGGCCTCATATGGCCCAGTTGGACGTAACGGACAACTGTAACAATTCCTGCATAGGGTGCTGGTGCAACTCGCCTCTCCTGGGAGAAGATGCGGGGAAGGCCGCAGGAAAGCATCTCCTGCCGCTCCCCCTGGTGAAGTCCCTGATCGACGATCTTCATGCCCTCGGCACCAGGGAGATATATATTGCGGGCGGAGGAGAGCCCTTCATGCATCCTCACATAACTCAGATCATAAAGTATATAAAAGAGAAGAAGATGTCATGCGCCCTGAATACCAACTTCACCCTTGTAGAAGACAGGATGATAGATGAGCTGATCGCCCTTGAGGTAGACCAGATAACGGTCAGCGTGTGGGCGGGAGACGCGAAGACGTATGCCGCGACGCATCCCGGCAAGGACGGATCCATCTTTTACCGTCTCAGGGATCTATTGAAACGCCTGGCTCTCGCCAAGAGCGGCAGGCCCAAACCGTTCGTCAAGATATACAACGTGATATCGAATATAAATCATCGCGAAATATCCGCCATGATAGACTTCGCCGTTGAGGTGAAGGCAGACGCCATAGAGTTCGCGGTGATAGATACGATACCGCACAAGACAGACGTTCTATTGTTGTCGAAAGAAGAGCGGGATGAGGTCCTGGACCAGTTCAATAAAGCGAAGGACAGGATCGCGTATCTGGGCGAATACGGCAAATTGGAGTTTTCGCAACTTCCGCTTTTTCTGAAGAGGCTATCATCGGAAGACGCGTTGAGGGGGGAATATGACAGGAAGATCCTGGAAAATACCCCGTGCTATGCAGGATGGCTATTCACGAGAATAATGGCCGACGGGAACGTGATAGGCTGTCTGAAAGCGCACAGGATCCCGGTCGGAAATCTACATAAGGAACGATTCCCGGATATATGGAACGGGCAGAGACAGGCGTATTTCAGGATGAAGACAAAATCCGCGCGCAAAGAGGATCCCGCCTTCGCCTTGATAGGCAATGACCCCAATTCCGCTATCGGGTGTTTCCGGGGATGCGATAACATCGGGCGCAACATGGAGATGTACAGGAGGATACAGGCGCTTACTATATACGAAAAAGGGGCGCTCTATATGATAGAGAACGCCATGCGGTTTATGCCATTTTTGAAGGGGAAGATAGTTGAAAAAGAACAATAAGTTATTTCTCCTCGCGTACCTGTTCATCACAGCCGTATTATTTACCGTTTTTTCGAAGATCTACAGGCTGCTTAAAAAGTCGACGATATTCGGGGATTAAGAGATGAAGATACTCCTGCTCCACCCTCATGACGTCTTTTCGAAGGAGGAACCGTGGACACGGCGGATAACGAGTCTCGCGGGCGAATTCACAAAACGCCTGCATGAAGTCAGGCTGGTCTATTTTTTAAAAGATGCGGGCCATTGCCAGGCGCCGTTCTCGAGAGACGGCGTAGAGTTCGTCCCGTTACCAAGGCGGGGAGGACCGTCATCGCTCGTGAAGCACGGCATAGCCATTTCCAGACTTGCGCGCTGGGCGGATGTAGTACATTTCCAGAAGTGTTTCCATTATTGTGCCATACCCGCGGTCTTCGGCGCGCTCGCGAACGATAAGCCGGTCCACTACGATTGGGACGACTGGGAGGAGAAGATATATTGCGATATGGTAAGACCGCCTTCGGCTGCCGTGCGGACCTTCCTGCATACGCTTGAGACGGCCCTCCCGCGCATAGCCGATACCGTTTCCGTGAGCAGCCAAAAATTGCGGCGGCTATGCATCGGGCTGGGTGTAGAGGAAGAGAGGATATTCGACGTGCCTGTAGGCGCCGATCCGGAGTCATTCAACCCCACGGTCAACCCCGACTGGATAAAGAGGAAGTTCGGCCTAAAAGGGCGCACCGCCCTCTACCTGGGGCAGCTGCACGGGGCGCAGTATGCCGACCTCTTCCTAAGGTCGGCGAAGATCGTGCTGGAGAGGAAGGGGGAGATGTTACATTTTATGATAGTAGGTGACGGTGCGGGGTTGGGGAAATTGAAGGTACTGGCAAAGGACCTCGACATAGAAGAGAGGGTGATATTCACCGGGGCCGTAGAACATGACAAGGTCCCGGCTTATATCGCCTCGGCAGATATAGCCGTTGCCCCTTTTGAAGATAATGATGTCACCAGGTGCAAGAGCCCGCTTAAGATAGTCGAATACCTGGCGGCCGGGAGGCCGATCGTAGCAAGCGACGTGGGGGACGTGCGCGCCATGGTGGGCGACTGCGCCATATTGACGGAGGCAGGATCCCCTGCCTCATTGGCCGGAGGCATCCTTAAGTTGCTGGGCGACGAAAGACTGCGCACTGAATTGGGGGCCAGGGCGCGTAAAAGGGCGGAGGAATATTATAATTGGGGGCGCGCAGCCGAAACGCTCCTCGAGGCGTACGGAAAGGCGATCGGTCCGCACAATCAAGATGGCATATAAAGTTTCCGCATATATACCGTGTCATAATAACGCCTCTTCTCTGGCGAGATGCATCGAGTCTGTACAGATGCAGACTCATCCGGTAGACGAGATCATCGTGATAGACGACGGATCGGAGGACGGCAGCGCCGCTGTTGCGGCATCGTTCCCGGTCCGGGTAATAGAGAACGGCAGGAACGTTGGCCTGGCCTCGACCCGCAACGCCGCTTTAAGGTATGCCGGGAACGGCCTCGTGGCCTCCGTAGATGCCGATTGCGTCCTGTCGCCGCGATGGCTCGAAGAGTGCATGAAACACTTTTCGGACCCCCGCGTTGCGGCGGTCGGGGGACGCCTTGTAGAAGAGAACGTTGAGCGTCTGGCCGACAGGTGGCGGGCGACGCGCCTCAAGCACCATTGGGGGGATTCCCTTAAGACCGATCCGCCTTTCCTCTCAGGCAGCAACCTCGTCATACGGAAAGATGCCGCCGCGAAGGCCGGATATTACAATGACAGGATATACAGGAATAATTATGAAGATGTCGACATCTCTTTGAGGCTCAAGGCCTGCGGGCTTAAACTGGTATATGAGCCGGACGCAGGCGCAGCCCATACCAGGAGAGATACCGTCATATCCGCTCTCCGCACATACTGGAACTGGAAATATCACGACTATAGGCCCGGTTATGTCATGAGGCCCGTATTCAACAGCGCAAATACGGTGAAATTGGTGGCAGAGAACGTGCGGGGAGGGGATCCCGCCCTTATTCTGCTCGACCTTTTATCGTTCTTCTCCTCGACTTATCTGGACCTCAAAAAATATTTCTTGAAAAGACAGTGAAAAATAGACCATTCGTATCGATCGTCATACCCACTTTCAACAGGAAAGACCGGCTCGGGAGGTGTCTGCTTCATCTCGGGCAGCTTGAATATCCCAGAGACCGCTTTGAGGTGATAGTGGTGGATGACGGCTCGCATGACGCGGCCGGGATCGCGGGGGTCGTGGGCGCCTTTCAGGGGTCGAGGCTGATCCGTAATAATAAGAATGAAGGAGCCGCAGCGGCGAAGAACAGGGGGGCTAAAGAGTCCTCAGGCGCGTTCGTCGTATTTATAGACGATGATATAGAGGCGGATAAGGGCTGGCTCTCGGAGCTTGTGGCGGCAGCGCTGGCCGACGATACGGCAGCAATATGCGCGTCAAAGCTACTTTTTAAAGACAGGCCGGGTATCGTGAACAGCACCGGCGGCGTGATGAACATTTACGGTGATGCCTGGGACCGCGGGGTATTTGAGGAAGATACGGGGCAGTATGATAAGGAGGAGAGGATATTTTTCGGATGTTCGGCCGCAATACTGGTCAGGCGCGACGCGCTGGAGCGCGTAGGGTATTTTGACGAAACCCTCCTCAGCATATATGAGGATGTGGATCTGGGGTGGAGGATAAATCTGGCGGGATATAAAGCGATATATGTCCCGGGCTCTGTCGCATATCATGCCTTCGGCGGGACTATCCGGTCAGATGACCCGGAAGCGAAGTATATGCTCGAGCGTAACAGGATAAGGATAATGCTCAAGAATTATGAGCTTTTCACGCTCTTGCGTAATTTGGCGGGGCTCTTAAAGTTCAAATTCGAAAGGTTTAAAAGAGATCCCCGTTCGGCGGAATGCCGAAGAGGCGGCCTTCTCTTTGCCTCCCTGAAGGCGTGGTCCTGGAACATCGCCTGCGTCTCCGGCGTCTTGACTGAACGTGTACATGTCCGGAAATTTAAAAAAGTCCGCGACAGGGACATATTCAAGATCATGGGGCGGTACAAATATGAGAGTTTTGGCATATGAAGACGGCCATAGTGCATGACTATCTGAACCAGTACGGGGGGGCCGAGAGGGTCCTCGAGTCGCTCCATGAGATATTCCCCGAAGCCCCCGTATTCACCATTCTTTACGACAGAGAGGCGCTCCCGCAGTTCGGGGATTGGGATATAAGGCCTTCATTCGTCCAGAGAGTGCCGTTCGCAAGGAGGAACCATAGAAATTTCATATTCTTATTCCCCGGGGCGGTCAGGTCTTTCGACCTGCGGGGGTTCGATCTGGTTATAAGCAATACCCACGCCTGGTCTAAAGGGATAATGATCGACAGGCCCGCATTTCACATATCGTATTGCCTTACCCCTCTGCGCTATATCTGGGACCTGTACGACGACTATCTCTCACGCAGTTACATACCGTTCTTCGCGCGGGCGATGCTGCCCGGCTGGGCAGGGAAGATGCGCGCATGGGATATCAGGGCTTCGGGCAGCGTTGATCGTTTCGCCGCGGTTTCCGGTACCGTAGCCGGACGCATAAGAGATTATTACGGCAGAGAGTCCAGCATAATATATCCGCCGTGCGATACGGACCTCTTCAGGCCCGCCGGCGATCCTGGCGGCACCGCAGGATATTATCTTACGGTCGCCCGGCTAAAGGCCTATAAGCGGATCGACGTGGTAGTGGATGCCTTTAACCGGCTTGGCCGCCCTCTCAAGATAATCGGGGAAGGCCCGGAATCCGGGAGGCTGCGGAAGATGGCGCGCGGCAATATTGAATTGCTCGGGCGGGTCCCCGACGAGGAACTGGTGCGGAACTATCAAAATTGCAGGGGCTTCGTCTATGCCGGCGTCGAAGACTTCGGCCTCGTCTTCGCCGAGGCGCAGGCCTGCGGCAGGCCGGTGATAGCTTACGGGAAAGGCGGCGCGGCTGAGATAATCCTGGACGGCAGAACCGGCGTGCTCTTCGACGAACCTTCCGCAGAAGCGCTCGTATCTGCAGTAAAGAGATCCGAGCTCATATCGTTTGACAGCACCTTTATCAGGGAGAGGTCTCTCAGGTTCGGCAAAGATAAATTCAGGAAAAATTTTTGCGAATTTGTTTCAACGGTAACGCAGAGACAGCCCGGACCGGCTGCGCAGGAATAGAAAATGAAGATCCGGCTCAGTATCATAGTGATCACGCATAACCGCCCCGAGTCGCTGCGCAGGTGCATAGAAAGCATTTCGGCGAGCACGGTCCCGGATAAGCACGAGTTGATCGTCATAGTGAACGGCACCGAAGATAAGACGCCGGATCTCCCGGCTTCCGCATCCTCGGGCGTTTTAAATATGCGGCATTATGTCATAAGCCGGACGAGCAACGGTGAAGCGAGGAACGAGGGCATAAAACGCGCGTTGGGGGAGATACTGTATTTTCTGGATGACGATGTCATAACCGGGAAAGATATATTTATGGAGGCGCTGAGGATATTCGATCGCAGGGCCGATGTGGATATCGCAGGAGGCCCCAACCTGACCCCTCCGGGCAATACCCCCTTCCAGAAATGTATAGGGCATGCCCTTGCCTCTCCGTTCGGATCGGCCGGGATGAGGCGCAGGTATATTGTGCTGCCGGCAGAGACGCTTGTCGATGACAGCGCCCTAATACTCTGCAATCTGGCCATAAGAAGAAGGGCGCTGGAACTGGAGGGTGCCCTTTTCGATAAGAAGATAGTCTGCAATGAAGAGAATATACTTTTGCAGCGCATGCGCACAAAGGGCCATAAGATGCTTTACAGCCCGCGCCTCGCAGTTTATCACGACAGGAGAAAAGACCTGTTTGAATTCGCCCGGCAGGTATTTAAATACGGCAGGGGGAGGATGCAGCAGACATTACGCATGCCCGCATCGACCCCGCCGTTCGTCTTTCTGCCGGCCATCTTCGCCCTGTATCTCTTATCTCTCTTACTGGCACACAGTGGACCGTATCTCGTGCCGCTTTACGTATATATGGCGCTGGATATATTTTTCTCTCTTGAGATATCCCTGAAAGGCAGGGATATCCTTCTCGCGCCCATCTCGGCATGCGTATTCCCCGTTTTACACCTGTCGTATGGGGCAGGATTTATATACGCCTTTTTCAGAAGGTGCACAGAAAGATGACGATAGGACCGATATGTATAGTGCATGGTTCGATTTTCATGGCGTAAAGGTGGCCATAAGAGCCGATGCCGATCGGGTGGCCGGGGACTTAAAACGGGATTTTGCCTATTTTATAACGGGAGAGTGTCCGCCGGACATCTCCGTGGAGATACTCTTCCGGCCCCCTCCCTACGAGACGGTACCACGGGTCAGGGCCAGCCGTTATCTTCCGACATCTATCGTATATGACGTCAAAGGGAAGAGGTATGTCGATTACCGCAACAGGGCCCTGACCGTTTACGATCATGCCGGCCAGAGGGCGCAGATATATTCCGCCGACAATGATCTTCTGCACGAGATAAGCTATCTTCTCGTCCTTTCAAGGGTTGGAGAGCTGCTTGACAGGAGAGGCATGCACAGGATCCACGGCCTGGCGTTATCCGTAAGCGGCAAAGCGGTCCTCTGCCTGCTGCCTATGGGGGGAGGGAAGACGACGCTTGCGCTTGAGCTGTTGAAACAGGACGGGATAAAACTGCTTTCCGACGAGATCATACTGGTCGACAGGAGCGGGGCCGTCTTGCCGTTCCCCATGAGGCTCGGTATAGATAAGGAAGACGCGCCCGTACTCCCCCCGGAACTTTTGCGGGAATTCCCGCGGCAGCGTTACGGCACAAAGATATTGCTCGACATCGATCATATAAGCGGCAAAGTCGGGAGCGCCGGCGCACCATGGCTGATATTGATAGGCGAAAGGGTCTTTTCGGATGAGACAAAAGTAGAGCCGATGGGCAGGATGAGCGCTTTCCGTTTTTTATTCAGGGACGGTGTTATAGGCCTGGGCCTTCCCCAGGTAGTAGAGTACTTCCTGCGTAACGGCATACGCGATCTCGGCAAGGTGCCGATACTATTCTCCCGGACGCTTGCTTCCCTGAAACTGCTTTGCCGTTCGAAGGTCTATAGGTGTCTGCTCGGCCGCGACAAAAAAAAGAACGCCGAGACCATAGCGGGTATTTTAACGAAAAGCCATGAATAGATATAATGGGAATGCCCGGGCGGGGATGTCGGATCGCACGATCCTTCTGGCGATACTCTTCCTGGCGATCTTTTATCGGGGCGCTTATCTGAATGTGCAGCCGATAGGTTATTTTGGCGACGAAGGCTGGTACGCATCGACAGTTAAAAACATATGCAATGATCCAAAAAATTTTTTATATCCGGTATGCGTTAACGGACCGTCTATCCATCATTTCGATCCGGGCACCCCTTCGGGGAAGATATTGATAAATAAACCGCCAGCCTTCTTCTGGTTAAGCGCGCTATGCGCCCGGCCTTTCGGATGCAACGAAGAGAGCATGAGGTTCTTTTCCGTGATCTGCGGTTCGGCGACCGTGCTTGCCGTCTATCTCTTCGCAAGGGTCTTGTTCGACAGGAGGACAGGGCTGCTGGCCGCTTTTTTGCTGGCATCATATCCTGCCCATATCATACTATCGAGTTCGATCCTGCTTGAGACCGCCTCCCTCTGTTATACAACGCTCATCGCTTATCTCTTTATAAAAGGCACATATGACAGGGACAAGAGGCCTTTGATCGCCGCTATCTTTTTGACCGCACTTCTAATGCTGACAAGAGGTCCGGAGATAGCGATCCTGCTGGGGATCTTGTCGGGCCTCTCGATCATATACTGGAGGGAGCGCAAAACGTATATAGGCCTTGCGCTTTTAGCGCTTATGGGCGGGATCCTGCTTTCCCTTATATGGTATGTAATGGTGTGGCTTACGCCGGACAGATACGACGGTTTCCTGTGGTGCCAGGGGCATAATGTCTGGTATCTGCTCTTCAGGTATAATCTTACGGCGAGGTTGGATCACCATATAGATCTCTTTCGACAGGCCGGCGGATTCTTTAAGAACCGCGTCGACATAGTGATCCCGGTCCTTGCGGCCTTTATGATGGCGGCCGCATTGTTCATGAGACGGCAACAGGCGACAGAAGAGAGGAGGAGGCACGGGCTCATCATATTACTCTCCTCTTTCTTCCTGTATTTCATCCCCGTCTTTCTCCTGAACTCCCCCGCCTGGAGGCGGATGGCGCCCCTCTTCTGTATATACGCGGTCATCATTTCGATCGTAATGTGTGCCCTGTATGACAGGTTCAGGATGAGGCATCTGAGAACGGCCGCCGCCGTCTTTGCTCTTGCGGCGCTTGCTATAAGGCCGATGGTCCTCCTGCATCCGCCGTTCTCTATCCTGAAGACAGGCTATCCGAGCACCGCACAGGGATATCCCCGGGATGAGATGTGCAGGATATATAAAGCCGTGGGAGAGTATATAAAAGACAGAACGGATGGCTATAACTTTTCCGCTCTTGTGCCGGAGGCGAACGCCATTATGACATATCATACCGGTAAACTGGCATTATCTTCCGGGCGGCTGCCGGAGCCGGCAATGCGTTATGTGTTGAATAGAGAGGTGCGGTACGTAGGGGTTACCGATCTGACCGGAAAAGAGTACGAAGGCCTGCTTAAAGAGCGCGGGAGATCGATCAATAGTGATGCCGGGATCCCTGAGATATGCCACTATCGTTTTTACGACTGCTTCCCGGAAGAGAAGATCATGCCGGATAAATATGCCCGGCAGGAGAGGCCGTGAGACCTCATAGGAATATCCGTATATGTCTATTGTCGGCGCTTTTCATATCCGCCATCATGCTGTCGGCATGCCCGCATATGGGCCATTCCGGCCCTCAGGCGTCTCATTACAATCTTCTGATAA
This genomic window contains:
- a CDS encoding glycosyltransferase — encoded protein: MKIRLSIIVITHNRPESLRRCIESISASTVPDKHELIVIVNGTEDKTPDLPASASSGVLNMRHYVISRTSNGEARNEGIKRALGEILYFLDDDVITGKDIFMEALRIFDRRADVDIAGGPNLTPPGNTPFQKCIGHALASPFGSAGMRRRYIVLPAETLVDDSALILCNLAIRRRALELEGALFDKKIVCNEENILLQRMRTKGHKMLYSPRLAVYHDRRKDLFEFARQVFKYGRGRMQQTLRMPASTPPFVFLPAIFALYLLSLLLAHSGPYLVPLYVYMALDIFFSLEISLKGRDILLAPISACVFPVLHLSYGAGFIYAFFRRCTER
- a CDS encoding glycosyltransferase → MKTAIVHDYLNQYGGAERVLESLHEIFPEAPVFTILYDREALPQFGDWDIRPSFVQRVPFARRNHRNFIFLFPGAVRSFDLRGFDLVISNTHAWSKGIMIDRPAFHISYCLTPLRYIWDLYDDYLSRSYIPFFARAMLPGWAGKMRAWDIRASGSVDRFAAVSGTVAGRIRDYYGRESSIIYPPCDTDLFRPAGDPGGTAGYYLTVARLKAYKRIDVVVDAFNRLGRPLKIIGEGPESGRLRKMARGNIELLGRVPDEELVRNYQNCRGFVYAGVEDFGLVFAEAQACGRPVIAYGKGGAAEIILDGRTGVLFDEPSAEALVSAVKRSELISFDSTFIRERSLRFGKDKFRKNFCEFVSTVTQRQPGPAAQE
- a CDS encoding glycosyltransferase family 39 protein; translation: MNRYNGNARAGMSDRTILLAILFLAIFYRGAYLNVQPIGYFGDEGWYASTVKNICNDPKNFLYPVCVNGPSIHHFDPGTPSGKILINKPPAFFWLSALCARPFGCNEESMRFFSVICGSATVLAVYLFARVLFDRRTGLLAAFLLASYPAHIILSSSILLETASLCYTTLIAYLFIKGTYDRDKRPLIAAIFLTALLMLTRGPEIAILLGILSGLSIIYWRERKTYIGLALLALMGGILLSLIWYVMVWLTPDRYDGFLWCQGHNVWYLLFRYNLTARLDHHIDLFRQAGGFFKNRVDIVIPVLAAFMMAAALFMRRQQATEERRRHGLIILLSSFFLYFIPVFLLNSPAWRRMAPLFCIYAVIISIVMCALYDRFRMRHLRTAAAVFALAALAIRPMVLLHPPFSILKTGYPSTAQGYPRDEMCRIYKAVGEYIKDRTDGYNFSALVPEANAIMTYHTGKLALSSGRLPEPAMRYVLNREVRYVGVTDLTGKEYEGLLKERGRSINSDAGIPEICHYRFYDCFPEEKIMPDKYARQERP
- a CDS encoding glycosyltransferase family 4 protein, whose product is MKILLLHPHDVFSKEEPWTRRITSLAGEFTKRLHEVRLVYFLKDAGHCQAPFSRDGVEFVPLPRRGGPSSLVKHGIAISRLARWADVVHFQKCFHYCAIPAVFGALANDKPVHYDWDDWEEKIYCDMVRPPSAAVRTFLHTLETALPRIADTVSVSSQKLRRLCIGLGVEEERIFDVPVGADPESFNPTVNPDWIKRKFGLKGRTALYLGQLHGAQYADLFLRSAKIVLERKGEMLHFMIVGDGAGLGKLKVLAKDLDIEERVIFTGAVEHDKVPAYIASADIAVAPFEDNDVTRCKSPLKIVEYLAAGRPIVASDVGDVRAMVGDCAILTEAGSPASLAGGILKLLGDERLRTELGARARKRAEEYYNWGRAAETLLEAYGKAIGPHNQDGI
- a CDS encoding glycosyltransferase: MAYKVSAYIPCHNNASSLARCIESVQMQTHPVDEIIVIDDGSEDGSAAVAASFPVRVIENGRNVGLASTRNAALRYAGNGLVASVDADCVLSPRWLEECMKHFSDPRVAAVGGRLVEENVERLADRWRATRLKHHWGDSLKTDPPFLSGSNLVIRKDAAAKAGYYNDRIYRNNYEDVDISLRLKACGLKLVYEPDAGAAHTRRDTVISALRTYWNWKYHDYRPGYVMRPVFNSANTVKLVAENVRGGDPALILLDLLSFFSSTYLDLKKYFLKRQ
- a CDS encoding glycosyltransferase family 2 protein, whose amino-acid sequence is MKNRPFVSIVIPTFNRKDRLGRCLLHLGQLEYPRDRFEVIVVDDGSHDAAGIAGVVGAFQGSRLIRNNKNEGAAAAKNRGAKESSGAFVVFIDDDIEADKGWLSELVAAALADDTAAICASKLLFKDRPGIVNSTGGVMNIYGDAWDRGVFEEDTGQYDKEERIFFGCSAAILVRRDALERVGYFDETLLSIYEDVDLGWRINLAGYKAIYVPGSVAYHAFGGTIRSDDPEAKYMLERNRIRIMLKNYELFTLLRNLAGLLKFKFERFKRDPRSAECRRGGLLFASLKAWSWNIACVSGVLTERVHVRKFKKVRDRDIFKIMGRYKYESFGI